In Callospermophilus lateralis isolate mCalLat2 chromosome 10, mCalLat2.hap1, whole genome shotgun sequence, a single genomic region encodes these proteins:
- the Klhdc8b gene encoding kelch domain-containing protein 8B → MAAGGGCTFAWQVFPPMPTCRVYGTVAHQDGQVLVLGGCGRSGLPLDTAETLDMASHTWLALAPLPTARAGAAAVVLGKQVLVVGGVDEIQSPVAAVEAFLADEGRWERRATLPQAAMGVATVERDGMVYALGGMGPDTAPQAQVRVYEPRRDCWLSLPSMPTPCYGASTFLHGNKIYVLGGRQGKLPVTAFEAFDLEARTWTRHPSLPSRRAFAGCAMAEGNVFSLGGLQQPGPHNFYSRPHFVNTVEMFDLEHGSWTKLPRSLRMRDKRADFVVGSLGGHILAIGGLGNQPCPLGSVESFSLTRRRWEALPAMPTARCSCSSLQAGPRLFVIGGVAQGPSQAVEALCLCDGV, encoded by the exons ATGGCTGCAGGTGGTGGCTGCACCTTTGCTTGGCAGGTGTTTCCCCCCATGCCCACTTGCCGGGTGTATGGAACAGTGGCGCACCAGGATGGGCAGGTGCTGGTGTTGGGGGGCTGTGGCCGGTCTGGGTTACCCTTGGATACTGCCGAAACACTGGACATGGCCTCGCACACATGGCTGGCACTGGCGCCTCTGCCCACTGCTCGAGCTGGTGCAGCTGCTGTGGTTCTGGGCAAGCAGGTGCTAGTGGTGGGGGGTGTGGATGAAATCCAGAGTCCAGTAGCTGCTGTGGAGGCCTTCCTAGCTGATGAAGGCCGCTGGGAGCGTCGGGCCACCCTTCCTCAAGCAGCCATGGGGGTTGCAACTGTAGAGAGAG ATGGTATGGTGTATGCCCTGGGAGGAATGGGCCCTGACACGGCCCCCCAGGCCCAGGTACGGGTATATGAGCCCCGCCGTGACTGCTGGCTTTCGCTACCCTCCATGCCCACACCCTGCTATGGGGCTTCTACCTTCCTGCATGGGAACAAGATCTATGTCTTGG GGGGCCGCCAGGGCAAGCTCCCAGTGACTGCTTTTGAAGCTTTTGATTTGGAGGCCCGTACCTGGACCCGCCACCCGAGCCTGCCTAGCCGCCGGGCCTTTGCTGGCTGTGCCATGGCTGAAGGCAATGTTTTTAGCCTGGGTGGCCTGCAGCAGCCTGGGCCCCACAACTTCTACTCCCGTCCACATTTTGTCAACACTGTGGAGATGTTTGATCTAGAGCATG GGTCCTGGACCAAGCTGCCTCGCAGCCTGCGTATGAGGGATAAGAGAGCAGACTTTGTGGTTGGCTCCCTTGGAGGCCACATCTTGGCCATCGGGGGTCTTG GAAACCAGCCATGCCCTCTTGGCTCCGTGGAGAGCTTCAGTCTTACACGTCGGCGCTGGGAGGCACTGCCTGCCATGCCCACAGCTCGCTGCTCCTGTTCTAGCCTACAGGCAGGGCCCCGGCTGTTTGTTATTGGTGGTGTGGCCCAGGGCCCCAGTCAAGCTGTAGAGGCACTATGTCTGTGTGATGGAGTCTGA
- the Ccdc71 gene encoding coiled-coil domain-containing protein 71 isoform X2: MSVVVQHVEEKAVHSWSRISTAGKKALEEALLVFNPMSQDLSATEAQLVAFLQGLRDDGFQPTILRSGDVYGYSSCTANPPSQTKLQARAPIPAATSPPASAPRTAIQLPSGRATLLPMPLSGRLAKGSTPTLTKHATTNLLLSSLKQSSASRAKGATVGFPAHLYPSVYPAMRLSVVLEALVPLKTPMPCLGAKHKAQSLRLSLADSPLKLRKGSGKGPGNPQPKAPRKTNKGPKCLTRKGPGAGPQGGTGLQSKTYRTTGSLSDLQMKGGSALSTKSDQAKAAQTVSKADYAHANIRTQAKAAKADAAQVKAQAKAKAVQAKAKAVKDKAVKDKDKAVQAKAAQTQPKGRGRPKGSAQARTARKVQKTYSETVGQKRKRAEEAKDLHPKKRTRLGPRSPKSWLGPATAKLLKFRAIKVDRQSSDDEVRQRAQQILRVNLSPIIWLQPLLPYSTA, encoded by the exons ATGAGTGTGGTGGTGCAGCATGTGGAGGAAAAAGCTGTGCACTCCTGGTCGCGCATCTCCACAGCAGGAAAGAAGGCCCTGGAAGAGGCGCTGCTTGTCTTTAACCCAATGAGCCAGGATCTCAGTGCCACAGAGGCCCAGCTTGTGGCCTTTCTACAGGGTCTGCGAGATGATGGCTTCCAACCTACCATTCTACGCAGTGGTGATGTCTATGGGTATAGTTCATGTACAGCCAACCCTCCAAGCCAGACGAAACTACAAGCTCGTGCCCCCATCCCAGCTGCCACATCACCTCCAGCCAGTGCTCCCCGAACTGCCATTCAGCTGCCCTCAGGCAGGGCCACATTGCTTCCCATGCCACTGTCTGGCAGGCTGGCCAAAGGGTCCACACCAACCCTCACCAAACATGCTACCACCAATCTGCTGCTGAGCTCCCTGAAGCAGTCAAGTGCCAGCCGTGCCAAGGGTGCAACAGTGGGCTTCCCTGCTCACCTCTATCCAAGTGTCTACCCTGCTATGCGGCTTTCAGTTGTCCTTGAGGCTCTGGTTCCACTCAAGACTCCCATGCCTTGCTTAGGTGCTAAGCACAAGGCACAGTCTCTAAGACTTTCACTTGCAGACTCTCCCCTGAAATTGCGGAAAGGTTCAGGGAAGGGTCCAGGGAACCCCCAGCCCAAAGCtcccagaaaaacaaacaagGGCCCCAAGTGTCTGActcgcaaaggccctggggctggACCCCAAGGAGGTACTGGGCTCCAGAGCAAGACTTACAGAACCACTGGTTCCCTCAGTGATCTGCAAATGAAAGGGGGCTCTGCCCTGAGCACTAAATCAGACCAGGCCAAGGCAGCTCAAACAGTGTCCAAAGCTGACTATGCCCATGCCAACATTCGAACACAGGCCAAGgcagccaaagctgatgcagcacaaGTCAAGGCTCAGGCCAAGGCCAAGGCAGTGCAGGCCAAGGCCAAGGCAGTCAAGGACAAGGCAGTCAAGGACAAG GACAAGGCAGTCCAGGCCAAAGCAGCTCAGACCCAGCCCAAGGGTAGGGGCAGGCCAAAGGGATCTGCTCAGGCCAGAACTGCAAGGAAGGTCCAGAAAACCTACTCTGAGACTGTGGGGCAGAAGAGGAAAAGGGCTGAGGAAGCAAAGGACCTTCATCCTAAGAAGAGAACACGGCTGGGGCCCCGATCTCCTAAGTCATGGCTGGGGCCAGCAACAGCAAAGCTCCTAAAGTTCCGGGCCATAAAGGTAGACAGGCAGTCCTCAGATGATGAGGTTCGACAGCGGGCCCAACAGATACTCCGCGTGAACCTGTCTCCTATAATATGGCTCCAGCCATTGCTGCCATACTCAACAGCCTGA
- the Ccdc71 gene encoding coiled-coil domain-containing protein 71 isoform X1 has product MSVVVQHVEEKAVHSWSRISTAGKKALEEALLVFNPMSQDLSATEAQLVAFLQGLRDDGFQPTILRSGDVYGYSSCTANPPSQTKLQARAPIPAATSPPASAPRTAIQLPSGRATLLPMPLSGRLAKGSTPTLTKHATTNLLLSSLKQSSASRAKGATVGFPAHLYPSVYPAMRLSVVLEALVPLKTPMPCLGAKHKAQSLRLSLADSPLKLRKGSGKGPGNPQPKAPRKTNKGPKCLTRKGPGAGPQGGTGLQSKTYRTTGSLSDLQMKGGSALSTKSDQAKAAQTVSKADYAHANIRTQAKAAKADAAQVKAQAKAKAVQAKAKAVKDKAVKDKAVKDKTVKAKAKTVKDKDKAVKDKAVQAKAAQTQPKGRGRPKGSAQARTARKVQKTYSETVGQKRKRAEEAKDLHPKKRTRLGPRSPKSWLGPATAKLLKFRAIKVDRQSSDDEVRQRAQQILRVNLSPIIWLQPLLPYSTA; this is encoded by the coding sequence ATGAGTGTGGTGGTGCAGCATGTGGAGGAAAAAGCTGTGCACTCCTGGTCGCGCATCTCCACAGCAGGAAAGAAGGCCCTGGAAGAGGCGCTGCTTGTCTTTAACCCAATGAGCCAGGATCTCAGTGCCACAGAGGCCCAGCTTGTGGCCTTTCTACAGGGTCTGCGAGATGATGGCTTCCAACCTACCATTCTACGCAGTGGTGATGTCTATGGGTATAGTTCATGTACAGCCAACCCTCCAAGCCAGACGAAACTACAAGCTCGTGCCCCCATCCCAGCTGCCACATCACCTCCAGCCAGTGCTCCCCGAACTGCCATTCAGCTGCCCTCAGGCAGGGCCACATTGCTTCCCATGCCACTGTCTGGCAGGCTGGCCAAAGGGTCCACACCAACCCTCACCAAACATGCTACCACCAATCTGCTGCTGAGCTCCCTGAAGCAGTCAAGTGCCAGCCGTGCCAAGGGTGCAACAGTGGGCTTCCCTGCTCACCTCTATCCAAGTGTCTACCCTGCTATGCGGCTTTCAGTTGTCCTTGAGGCTCTGGTTCCACTCAAGACTCCCATGCCTTGCTTAGGTGCTAAGCACAAGGCACAGTCTCTAAGACTTTCACTTGCAGACTCTCCCCTGAAATTGCGGAAAGGTTCAGGGAAGGGTCCAGGGAACCCCCAGCCCAAAGCtcccagaaaaacaaacaagGGCCCCAAGTGTCTGActcgcaaaggccctggggctggACCCCAAGGAGGTACTGGGCTCCAGAGCAAGACTTACAGAACCACTGGTTCCCTCAGTGATCTGCAAATGAAAGGGGGCTCTGCCCTGAGCACTAAATCAGACCAGGCCAAGGCAGCTCAAACAGTGTCCAAAGCTGACTATGCCCATGCCAACATTCGAACACAGGCCAAGgcagccaaagctgatgcagcacaaGTCAAGGCTCAGGCCAAGGCCAAGGCAGTGCAGGCCAAGGCCAAGGCAGTCAAGGACAAGGCAGTCAAGGACAAGGCAGTCAAGGACAAGACAGTCAAGGCCAAGGCCAAGACAGTCAAGGACAAGGACAAGGCAGTCAAGGACAAGGCAGTCCAGGCCAAAGCAGCTCAGACCCAGCCCAAGGGTAGGGGCAGGCCAAAGGGATCTGCTCAGGCCAGAACTGCAAGGAAGGTCCAGAAAACCTACTCTGAGACTGTGGGGCAGAAGAGGAAAAGGGCTGAGGAAGCAAAGGACCTTCATCCTAAGAAGAGAACACGGCTGGGGCCCCGATCTCCTAAGTCATGGCTGGGGCCAGCAACAGCAAAGCTCCTAAAGTTCCGGGCCATAAAGGTAGACAGGCAGTCCTCAGATGATGAGGTTCGACAGCGGGCCCAACAGATACTCCGCGTGAACCTGTCTCCTATAATATGGCTCCAGCCATTGCTGCCATACTCAACAGCCTGA